A stretch of the Opisthocomus hoazin isolate bOpiHoa1 chromosome 2, bOpiHoa1.hap1, whole genome shotgun sequence genome encodes the following:
- the POU3F2 gene encoding POU domain, class 3, transcription factor 2, whose protein sequence is MATAASNHYSLLASGSPMVHAEPPGGMQPGGGYRDAGALVQADYALQSNGHPLSHAHQWIAALSHGGPGGGGGGGGGGGGGGGGGGGGGGEAPWSAGALGQPDIKPAVVQAGGRGDELPPPPPPQHPPPGRAPHLVHHGGGGGGHHAAAAAAAAAAAAAAAWRAGGAAHLPPGMAAANGAQAGLLYSQPPGFTVNGMLGAGQPGLHHHGLRDAHDEPPPGPPHHGAEHPPPPHGPHPGAAGPPPPPPPSAAAAAPPGPPHHDPHSDEDTPTSDDLEQFAKQFKQRRIKLGFTQADVGLALGTLYGNVFSQTTICRFEALQLSFKNMCKLKPLLNKWLEEADSSSGSPTSIDKIAAQGRKRKKRTSIEVSVKGALESHFLKCPKPSAQEITSLADSLQLEKEVVRVWFCNRRQKEKRMTPPGGTLPGAEDVYGASRDTPPHHGVQTPVQ, encoded by the coding sequence ATGGCGACCGCAGCCTCCAACCACTACAGCCTGCTCGCCTCCGGCTCCCCCATGGTGCACGCCGAGCCGCCCGGCGGCATGCAGCCCGGCGGCGGCTACCGCGACGCCGGCGCCCTGGTGCAGGCGGACTACGCGCTGCAGAGCAACGGGCACCCGCTGAGCCACGCTCACCAGTGGATCGCGGCGCTGTCCcacggcggccccggcggcggcggcggcggcggaggcggcggcggcgggggcggcggcggcggcggcggcggcggcggagaggCGCCCTGGTCGGCGGGCGCGCTGGGCCAGCCCGACATCAAGCCGGCGGTGGTgcaggcgggcgggcgcggcgacgagctgcccccgccgccgccgccgcagcaccCTCCGCCGGGGCGGGCGCCGCACCTGGTGCaccacggcggcggcggcggcgggcaccacgcggcggcggcggcggcggcggcggcggcggcggcggcggcggcgtggcgggcgggcggcgcggcgcacCTGCCGCCCGGCATGGCCGCGGCCAACGGCGCGCAGGCGGGGCTGCTCTACTCGCAGCCGCCGGGCTTCACCGTCAACGGCATGCTGGGCgccgggcagccggggctgcaCCACCACGGCCTGCGCGACGCCCACGAcgagccgccgccgggcccgccgcaCCACGGGGCCGAgcacccgccgccgccccacggcccccaccccggggcggccgggcccccgccgcccccgccgcccagcgccgccgccgccgctccccccgggccGCCGCACCACGACCCGCACTCGGACGAGGACACGCCGACCTCGGACGACCTGGAGCAGTTCGCCAAGCAGTTCAAGCAGCGGCGCATCAAACTGGGATTTACCCAAGCGGACGTggggctggcgctgggcaccCTCTACGGCAACGTCTTCTCGCAGACCACCATCTGCCGCTTCGAGGCCCTGCAGCTCAGCTTCAAGAACATGTGCAAGCTGAAGCCTTTGTTGAACAAGTGGTTGGAGGAGGCGGACTCCTCCTCGGGCAGCCCCACCAGCATAGACAAGATCGCGGCGCAGGGCCGCAAGCGGAAAAAGCGCACCTCCATCGAGGTGAGCGTCAAGGGCGCGCTGGAGAGCCACTTTCTGAAGTGCCCCAAGCCCTCGGCCCAGGAGATCACCTCGCTGGCGGACAGCCTACAGCTGGAGAAGGAGGTGGTGAGAGTGTGGTTTTGTAAcaggagacagaaagagaagcgCATGACTCCCCCGGGAGGGACGCTGCCGGGCGCCGAGGACGTGTACGGGGCCAGCAGGGACACGCCGCCGCACCACGGGGTGCAGACCCCCGTGCAGTGA
- the LOC142360588 gene encoding uncharacterized protein LOC142360588 → MLIFSCRSSRLGVDRWVETKKHHGAGFRQSIAGTGPGEPPGIPPPRSRGLCRERLSSQPSPGSAAKSSCVGANGRGRATPRDRGRGFPHAGSSGVRGSGPAPAAVRGKPLAPRPRGVCATHEWPVPAPRLLVASHHFGFFWGVGNPSTPVPAVRPPSCPAPRQVTLAGRRPACPGGRSPGLTATAPLPEQEARRGEPGKTRAPAAAAKPPAVPPAPSPARGAAAGAPAAAAGSTSPSPPSLSALSLIPRLKGPPLASPPAEGSAGQRGGGVWPRSARRGLRSRSRSLSRSPSRSPPPLGSGSLGM, encoded by the coding sequence ATGCTCATTTTCTCCTGCCGCTCCTCCCGATTAGGTGTAGACCGGTGGGTTGAAACAAAAAAGCACCACGGGGCAGGCTTCCGCCAGAGCATCGCGGGGACCGGCCCCGGAGAGCCGCCCGgcatccccccgccccgctcccgggggctctgccgggagcGGCTTTCCAGCCAGCCCTCCCCCGGGTCCGCCGCCAAAAGTTCGTGCGTGGGCGCGAACGGGAGGGGCCGCGCCACGCCTCGTGATCGGGGGAGGGGGTTTCCACACGCGGGTTCTTCCGGCGTGCGGGGCTCCGGACCTGCCCCGGCGGCCGTCCGAGGGAAGCCCCttgcgccccggccccgcggcgtcTGCGCGACCCACGAGTGGCCGGTCCCCGCGCCCCGTCTCCTCGTCGCCAGCCATCACTtcggttttttttggggggtggggaacCCCTCCACGCCCGTCCCGGCCGTGCGTcctccctcctgcccggccccccGGCAGGTGACCCTTGCCGGTCGCCGCCCTGCCTGCCCCGGCGGCAGATCCCCGGGGCTAACGGCAACCGCGCCGTTACCGGAGCAGGAAGCACGGCGTGGGGAGCCGGGCAAAACCCGAGCCCCCGCGGCAGCAGCAAAGCCCCCCGCCGtccctccggccccctccccggcccgcggAGCCGCGGCCGGTGCGCCAGCGGCCGCCGCAGGCTccacctccccgtcccccccgtcgCTGTCGGCCCTGTCATTAATACCGCGCCTGAAGGGTCCTCCGCTCGCTTCTCCCCCCGCGGAGGGGAgcgccgggcagcggggaggcggCGTCTGGCCGCGCTCTGCCCGCCGCGGGctccggtcccggtcccggtccctcTCCCGGTCCCCCtcccggtccccgccgcccctcggGTCCGGGTCCCTGGGGATGTGA